The Cryptomeria japonica chromosome 2, Sugi_1.0, whole genome shotgun sequence region TGCACAAAAACTAATGCATGGCCATGTTGGGGTGTATAAGAGAAATAAGAGACTTTGTTATATTAACGAGGGGTGACATAACACCTAGAAAACACTTAGGGCAAGCCAACTTTCGTAGTGTTGGGCGTAAGATCTCCACTTCAATGATTTTGAATATTTTGTTGAACAATATAATTatgataataaatataataatatatattttttctttgtaaaaaaggactcattttttattttcatcaaataATGATGATGGTAGAAAATATTCTAGGTTAATTTTGTGagttcatcctcatcttcattaataTCATGatcttttaattttaaataaatgttcTCAAACTATTTTTAAACATTACTTAATTCAAcactaaaaataaatttaatccaataaaaataattttaatatgtacAACTAATGCCAGTTCTCTGTAATATTACTAACCTAAGTTTAATAAAGTTTATGAGTGGAAACCTCACATTACTAGTTTGAATCTAAATCTATAACTATATGGGAAAATATAACccactttttatttaaatttacaaCTATATGGGAAGTTCTTTTGGATGGATCATCTTGTATGCCTTGCTGTAGGTGCAGTCTTTGGCTGCCTCCTGTTAATTGTTTGTATGTTATTTATCTAAACTTTATTGTTGCATCAAATGGGTCTGAATCTTTActctatttttaatttaaaaagaatCAGAATTTCAGAATCTCTTTAAAAGAGATTATAATTATTGGGACAAATTTTTTATTGTGCATTTTCTTCTTTTTGATGATGTTATGCGTGTAATCTTAAATGTAAATGCAACACACACAATTGATTCTGATGAGAGATTGGAGATAGGCACATTCCAGTCGTTCAGTCCTATATCACCTTGCTAGTGGTGCCCTGGAGAGAGGGCGCAGAAACAATCTTAAGAGATCACAATTTTCCAAAACAAACCCATGATTTAAGAAAACAATCAGAACTTCTCGTCAATAAATATTACAatttatgatataatattttacAATAGATAAATTTGTTTGATGTTATTTCTGGATTAGACTGTGTGCAAGTTTTTGATCAACGTTCGGATCACACTTCATGATTTATCATTTTGATGATGGTGGATCAGGGAGTGTGACAAAATGATGGATCACGAaattgatctgaaatgttgatcgAAAACTTACATGCAATATCAAACAAGATTACAATTTACCAAAAAATCCATGCACTCAAGATCAATTTTGTTCCATGCAAAGGAAATATATAGTATGTCAGATCATAACATTTTATATTAGGGTTGTTGCTGTAAGGAATTTATGTGGAGTTCCTTACATATTTACAGTTAACATTTCTTTACATTGATGGAACTTGTGTGGAAATTGGCTTGTGCCTAGTCTCCAGCATTCTGAATAACTTTACTTACAACATTAAAGTAGGTCAGATTTCTTCGAGGCAAATATAATTTGTTGGTTTCCAAGTGGAAACAGACATTAATGGAGTAGATTGCCAGAGTAGAAGTAGCTGATTTTTGTCATCCATTTGCACTCTGTAACGCTCTCCTTCTTGGGCCATAATCTTTGCATTCAATTTGCTTTTGTTGCTTATATTGTCTTCAGCAAAGCCACATCGCAGTGGGATATCCACCACTTTGTTAAATTCCCCATCTTCCTCTGACAAATGATGAATGGGCCTGCATGCCATTGGAGCCATGAATAAGCGTTCCATTGTTGTTCTTGCAGAACCATATTGCTCTGACAATCCTGCTTCCATGGAGTCAAACAGTGCACATAGATTCTTCAGACATTGGGTAAAACGCTCTAACAAATTGATCTTTTTATGAGCTAGAAGTCCACTGGGTCCTGTGCCCAAGGTCAAGATAACTGGATTCAAGTGGTGTGCTCCTTCAAGGAATTCTGATAGCTTCCTTGGACTGTGCTCCAACATATGTGGTAATTCCCACATACAATTCACTGCCACCATTTCATCACCACTGCAACTTAAATTGTCTTCCAGATTTTCCAATTGGGTTTCTTGGAAAGAAAATGGAATACCCAATGAGCATGCATACTCAGACAATCTCCTTCCAGTTTCTTTGCCAGAGAATGAAACTTGTCCTAAACCACTACCACcaccatgatcatgatcatcattatCCCATTTGACAGCTGTAATCTtgaggtggcgaattttgtattttTCACTCTTCAAGGCTTCCATCAATGGAGGCCACTGCAGGCCCTCCATTATGTCAAAATCAAGTATATGCAGTCCCTGTGCTTGAGCAGGGATGGCTTCCAAAATGCTCTGGTTGGCAGTGAAATGAGCAAACCTGATATAAGGATATACTTGATTTAGTAATCTAAAAGCCCCCAGATAATTGGGATCTTTAGTACTTTTCAAGACCTTGAACATATGCTCCTCCATACCATCTCCACCAACTGAACAATAAAGCCTCTGTTCAAGGGACTGAGTAAGATAATATGAAACCCTCTCCATGGTTGTCCCAGTTGGAGAAACCAATTCTTTCAACCTGCAAAGTATAGCCTCAACAAGATCATGGGCTCCATCTGAAATAGCTTCTGCACAGGCAATCAGAAGATGTACAAGCCCTAGTCCCCTGTATTCTGCTGAATCACTCTTGTACAGAGTTAAGGCAGCAGCTTGAGCTGGCCAGTAGCACTCAACAGAGGCTGATGTATTTCCTACACTATAATCTTCTTCAACTACGCAAGAATCATCTCTGCTATCTTCACAGAACACATCAGAATCCATCATTATTTCATCACTCTGATCTGGGAGCTCTAAAACATCCAGTAAATTGCCTTCCATGGAAGAAAACTCAACTGATTCATTCAAAGGCTTTACATTTGGAATCAAACTCAAATCTGAGAAAATCTCATCATGAGGCACTAAATCTTCATCTCTACCCTCATGTAGTATCTCTGTAATTTGCATTAAACCCTCTCCCGATCTATCTTCTTCAAACAGTAGATTGTTCCATGGGGGCAATAAAAGAACATCCTCATTAAAATCTACTGTACTGATAAATGAGGCCTTCCAACAATC contains the following coding sequences:
- the LOC131074945 gene encoding protein NODULATION SIGNALING PATHWAY 2 is translated as MEPPATVDVQVTLVEQLATQLKVDNPPAIEQLEKPQSPPVIQAIQKEPTENVVTQSCEKETEKNTKKAIIKVVSSEPTKQKQLDEDDDDSININWFGHYFLSAQSCFMMEESKIQQWEYGYDHKESDCWKASFISTVDFNEDVLLLPPWNNLLFEEDRSGEGLMQITEILHEGRDEDLVPHDEIFSDLSLIPNVKPLNESVEFSSMEGNLLDVLELPDQSDEIMMDSDVFCEDSRDDSCVVEEDYSVGNTSASVECYWPAQAAALTLYKSDSAEYRGLGLVHLLIACAEAISDGAHDLVEAILCRLKELVSPTGTTMERVSYYLTQSLEQRLYCSVGGDGMEEHMFKVLKSTKDPNYLGAFRLLNQVYPYIRFAHFTANQSILEAIPAQAQGLHILDFDIMEGLQWPPLMEALKSEKYKIRHLKITAVKWDNDDHDHGGGSGLGQVSFSGKETGRRLSEYACSLGIPFSFQETQLENLEDNLSCSGDEMVAVNCMWELPHMLEHSPRKLSEFLEGAHHLNPVILTLGTGPSGLLAHKKINLLERFTQCLKNLCALFDSMEAGLSEQYGSARTTMERLFMAPMACRPIHHLSEEDGEFNKVVDIPLRCGFAEDNISNKSKLNAKIMAQEGERYRVQMDDKNQLLLLWQSTPLMSVSTWKPTNYICLEEI